In Proteus vulgaris, one DNA window encodes the following:
- the nuoI gene encoding NADH-quinone oxidoreductase subunit NuoI: MTLKELLTGFGTQVRSIWMIGLHAFAKRETQMYPEEPVNVAPRYRGRIVLTRDPDGEERCVACNLCAAVCPVGCISLQKAEHEDGRWYPEFFRINFSRCIFCGLCEEACPTTALQLTPDFEMGEFKRQDLVYEKDDLLISGPGKYPEYNFYRKTGMAINGKDKGEADDEAKPIDVKSLLP, from the coding sequence ATGACTTTAAAAGAGTTATTGACTGGTTTCGGCACCCAGGTACGAAGCATTTGGATGATTGGCTTACACGCCTTCGCCAAACGTGAAACACAGATGTACCCGGAAGAACCTGTCAATGTTGCACCACGTTACCGTGGACGTATTGTATTGACGCGTGATCCCGATGGTGAAGAGCGCTGTGTTGCTTGTAACTTGTGTGCGGCAGTTTGTCCAGTTGGCTGTATTTCATTACAGAAAGCAGAACATGAAGATGGTCGTTGGTATCCGGAATTTTTCCGTATCAACTTTTCTCGCTGTATTTTCTGCGGTTTATGTGAAGAAGCTTGCCCAACAACGGCGTTGCAATTGACGCCTGATTTTGAAATGGGCGAGTTTAAGCGTCAGGATCTGGTTTATGAAAAAGACGATCTGTTGATTTCTGGACCCGGCAAATATCCTGAATATAACTTTTACCGTAAAACAGGTATGGCGATTAACGGCAAAGACAAAGGTGAAGCGGATGATGAAGCTAAACCTATCGATGTCAAAAGCCTGTTACCGTAA
- the nuoG gene encoding NADH-quinone oxidoreductase subunit NuoG, which yields MLTMATIHVDGKEYEVNGADNLLEACLNLGLDIPYFCWHPALGSVGACRQCAVKQYQNAEDTRGRLVMSCMTPATDGTFISIDDEEAKKFRESVVEWYMTNHPHDCPVCEEGGNCHLQDMTVMTGHTMRRYRFTKRTHRNQDLGPFISHEMNRCIACYRCVRYYKDYADGTDLGVFGAHNNVFFGRVEDGTLESEFSGNLVEICPTGVFTDKTHSSRYNRKWDMQFAPSICQGCSMGCNTSPGERYGELRRIENRYNGTVNRYFLCDRGRFGYGYVNLASRPRQPKKRLGSNWLEISAVQATQAAADMLKKSQRIIGIGSPRASIESNFALREVVGAENFYSGISTSEQKRLTLMLEILQKGGVYTPSLREIEDYDAVLVLGEDLTQTGARMALSVRQAVKGKAREMAAAQKVADWQIAAIMNIGQRAKYPLFVTHVDETRLDDVAAWSYRAPVVDQARLGFAIANNINGEAPAVDGIDDALNKHIEMVVQALSQAKKPLIISGSHAGSEDVIKAAANIAFALKAKGNEVGLSFVADDANSMGLAMMNAQPLDDALKIMRSGQADTVVVMENDLYRHFDADMIDDAIAKVDNLIVIDHQQTDIMAKAHLVLPASSFAESDGTMVSQEGRAQRYFQVFEPSFYNKEVVMHESWRWLSAVDSQWHERTLDWTQLDNVIEHCATRLPQFAGIVDAAPNASFRIRGQKLAREPHRYSGRTSMLANVSVHEQRQPKDIDTPFAFSMEGNNSPTAPRQQIPFAWAPGWNSPQAWNKFQAEVGGSLRFGDPGVRLIECGDSTLGYFTDIPAPFNAQKNQWTVAPCYRLFGSEELSQRAEVIQSRMETAYLTLSESDAQALALTQGQQAMFIYEGREFTLPVKISAHLTQGQIGLPLGMAGISPSLVGVSVRQLRGIA from the coding sequence ATGCTGACTATGGCTACGATTCATGTAGACGGCAAAGAATATGAAGTTAACGGGGCTGATAACCTGTTAGAAGCCTGTCTTAATTTAGGCTTAGATATTCCTTATTTTTGCTGGCACCCAGCGCTGGGAAGCGTTGGCGCTTGCCGCCAGTGTGCGGTTAAGCAGTATCAAAATGCTGAGGATACCCGCGGTCGTTTAGTGATGTCTTGTATGACGCCAGCGACTGATGGCACGTTTATTTCTATTGATGACGAAGAAGCGAAGAAATTCCGCGAAAGCGTTGTTGAATGGTATATGACAAACCATCCTCATGACTGTCCAGTTTGTGAAGAAGGGGGTAACTGCCACCTTCAAGATATGACGGTAATGACAGGTCATACTATGCGTCGCTATCGCTTTACGAAGCGTACACATAGAAATCAAGATCTGGGACCGTTTATTTCTCATGAAATGAACCGTTGTATTGCTTGTTACCGCTGTGTTCGTTACTACAAAGACTATGCTGATGGCACTGATTTAGGTGTTTTTGGTGCGCATAACAACGTTTTCTTTGGACGTGTTGAAGATGGCACGTTAGAGAGCGAATTCTCTGGTAACTTGGTCGAAATTTGTCCGACGGGTGTATTTACTGATAAAACTCACTCATCACGTTATAACCGTAAGTGGGATATGCAGTTTGCACCAAGTATTTGCCAAGGTTGTAGCATGGGTTGTAACACAAGCCCGGGTGAACGCTATGGTGAATTACGTCGTATTGAAAACCGTTATAACGGAACTGTAAACCGCTATTTCCTCTGTGACCGTGGTCGTTTTGGCTATGGCTATGTGAACTTAGCAAGCAGACCTCGCCAACCTAAAAAACGTTTAGGTAGTAACTGGTTAGAGATCAGTGCGGTTCAAGCAACTCAAGCTGCTGCGGATATGCTGAAGAAAAGCCAGCGTATTATCGGTATTGGCTCACCGCGTGCAAGTATCGAAAGTAACTTTGCATTACGTGAAGTTGTTGGTGCTGAAAACTTCTATAGCGGTATTTCTACATCAGAACAGAAACGTTTGACATTAATGCTAGAGATTTTACAAAAAGGTGGCGTTTATACTCCATCTCTACGTGAAATTGAAGATTACGATGCGGTTTTAGTGTTAGGTGAAGATTTAACGCAAACCGGTGCTCGTATGGCATTGTCTGTACGCCAAGCAGTGAAAGGCAAAGCGCGTGAAATGGCTGCTGCTCAAAAAGTCGCTGACTGGCAAATTGCTGCGATTATGAATATTGGGCAACGTGCGAAATATCCTCTGTTTGTAACTCATGTTGATGAAACTCGTCTTGATGATGTTGCTGCGTGGAGTTATCGCGCACCTGTTGTTGATCAAGCACGCTTAGGTTTTGCGATTGCCAATAATATTAACGGTGAAGCACCCGCTGTTGATGGTATCGATGACGCGCTGAATAAACATATCGAGATGGTTGTTCAAGCACTTTCTCAAGCAAAAAAACCATTAATTATCAGTGGTAGTCATGCAGGTAGTGAAGACGTTATTAAAGCTGCTGCCAACATTGCGTTTGCATTAAAAGCAAAAGGCAATGAAGTGGGACTTTCTTTCGTTGCTGATGATGCAAACAGCATGGGTCTTGCCATGATGAATGCACAACCTCTTGATGATGCATTAAAAATCATGCGCAGTGGTCAAGCTGACACCGTTGTTGTTATGGAAAACGATTTATATCGCCATTTTGACGCCGACATGATTGATGATGCGATTGCGAAAGTTGATAACTTAATTGTTATTGACCACCAGCAAACAGACATTATGGCGAAGGCACATTTGGTTCTCCCTGCTTCTTCGTTTGCTGAAAGCGACGGCACTATGGTTAGCCAAGAGGGTAGAGCACAACGTTATTTCCAAGTATTCGAACCTTCTTTCTATAACAAAGAAGTCGTGATGCATGAAAGCTGGCGTTGGTTAAGTGCGGTTGATTCACAATGGCATGAAAGAACACTGGATTGGACACAGTTAGACAATGTGATTGAGCATTGTGCGACACGCCTTCCTCAGTTTGCAGGCATTGTTGATGCGGCTCCGAATGCGTCATTCCGTATTCGTGGTCAAAAACTGGCACGTGAACCGCATCGTTACAGTGGTCGTACTTCCATGTTGGCGAATGTGTCTGTTCATGAACAGCGTCAACCAAAAGATATCGATACACCATTTGCGTTCTCAATGGAAGGTAATAACAGCCCAACAGCACCTCGTCAGCAAATTCCATTTGCATGGGCACCGGGTTGGAACTCACCTCAAGCATGGAATAAATTCCAAGCCGAAGTGGGTGGCAGCTTACGCTTTGGTGATCCGGGTGTGCGTCTAATTGAATGTGGTGATAGTACACTTGGCTACTTCACGGATATTCCTGCACCATTTAATGCACAGAAAAATCAATGGACTGTCGCACCTTGCTACCGTTTATTTGGTAGTGAAGAATTATCACAACGTGCAGAAGTTATCCAATCTCGTATGGAAACGGCTTATTTAACATTGAGCGAATCTGATGCACAAGCATTAGCGTTAACTCAAGGTCAGCAAGCCATGTTTATTTACGAAGGTCGTGAATTCACCTTACCTGTGAAAATCAGTGCTCACCTGACTCAGGGTCAAATTGGCTTGCCGTTAGGTATGGCAGGTATTTCTCCATCGCTGGTGGGTGTATCGGTTCGTCAACTGCGGGGTATTGCATAA
- the nuoL gene encoding NADH-quinone oxidoreductase subunit L produces the protein MNILYLTILLPLLGFLLLAFSRGRWSENVSAWIGTGSVGLSALVALWVGMDFFANGQETYVLTLWNWMSAGNFNIPFTLVLDGLSLTMLGVITGVGFLIHMYASWYMRGEEGYSRFFAYTNLFIASMVVLVLADNMMLMYMGWEGVGLCSYLLIGFYYSNPANGAAAMKAFIVTRIGDVFLAIGMFILFDQLGTLSFREMAELAPEQLAVGSSVINWAMLMVLGGAVGKSAQLPLQTWLADAMAGPTPVSALIHAATMVTAGVYLVARSNALFLMAPEVLELVGIIGAVTLVLAGFAALVQTDIKRILAYSTMSQIGYMFLALGAQAWDAAIFHLMTHAFFKALLFLSAGSVIVACHHEQNIFKMGGLRKKIPFVYACFLIGGGALAALPLLTAGFFSKDEILWGAYSNGHFNLMLAGLIGALFTSLYTFRLIFIVFHGETKTEAHQVKGFTHTFPLAVLALLSTFIGALITQPLGAVFPEVNASHDGKYVLEILSGVVAIVGVAIAAWLYLKQRQCVSKVANTRTGRFFSTWWFHAWGFDALYEVLFVKPYKGAAWLIQNDPVNQFFNLFGCLLKGTNKGLSFSENGLARWYAASLGLGAVLVIALLLLV, from the coding sequence ATGAATATACTCTATTTAACCATTCTGCTACCACTGCTGGGATTTCTACTGCTCGCTTTCTCACGTGGTCGTTGGTCTGAAAACGTATCAGCATGGATTGGTACAGGTTCGGTTGGTTTATCGGCTTTAGTTGCACTTTGGGTTGGTATGGATTTCTTTGCCAATGGGCAAGAAACTTATGTTCTGACTTTATGGAATTGGATGTCAGCAGGGAATTTTAATATTCCGTTCACTCTGGTTCTTGACGGTCTTTCATTAACCATGCTGGGTGTTATTACTGGTGTTGGCTTCCTTATTCATATGTATGCATCGTGGTATATGCGTGGCGAAGAAGGGTATTCTCGCTTCTTTGCTTATACCAACTTATTTATCGCAAGTATGGTTGTTTTAGTACTGGCTGATAACATGATGCTGATGTATATGGGTTGGGAAGGGGTTGGTCTATGTAGTTACCTGTTAATTGGTTTCTATTATAGCAATCCAGCTAATGGCGCAGCGGCGATGAAAGCGTTTATTGTAACGCGTATCGGTGATGTGTTCTTAGCTATCGGTATGTTTATCCTGTTTGACCAATTAGGCACATTGAGCTTCCGTGAAATGGCAGAGCTTGCTCCTGAGCAATTAGCAGTAGGTTCAAGTGTTATTAACTGGGCAATGTTAATGGTATTAGGCGGTGCCGTGGGTAAATCTGCACAGCTTCCATTACAAACCTGGCTAGCCGATGCAATGGCAGGCCCAACACCGGTATCTGCATTAATTCACGCCGCAACTATGGTTACAGCAGGTGTGTACTTAGTGGCACGTAGCAATGCGCTATTCTTAATGGCACCAGAAGTACTGGAATTAGTCGGTATTATCGGTGCAGTTACATTAGTACTAGCGGGTTTTGCAGCTTTAGTACAAACAGATATCAAACGTATTCTTGCTTATTCAACCATGAGCCAAATTGGTTATATGTTCTTGGCTTTAGGCGCTCAAGCATGGGATGCGGCAATTTTCCACTTAATGACTCACGCTTTCTTTAAAGCATTACTGTTCTTATCCGCAGGTTCGGTAATTGTAGCCTGCCACCACGAACAGAATATCTTTAAGATGGGCGGGTTACGTAAGAAGATCCCGTTTGTTTATGCTTGTTTCTTAATTGGTGGTGGCGCATTAGCAGCATTACCACTGTTAACAGCAGGGTTCTTCAGTAAAGATGAAATCTTATGGGGTGCGTACTCAAACGGGCATTTTAATTTAATGCTAGCAGGGTTAATTGGTGCGTTATTTACGTCACTTTATACCTTCCGTTTGATTTTCATCGTATTCCATGGTGAAACCAAAACCGAAGCACACCAAGTTAAAGGTTTTACACATACTTTCCCATTAGCGGTATTAGCACTGTTATCAACGTTTATCGGTGCATTAATTACTCAACCGCTAGGTGCTGTTTTCCCTGAAGTAAATGCATCTCATGATGGTAAGTATGTGTTAGAAATACTTTCTGGTGTGGTAGCGATTGTAGGCGTTGCCATTGCAGCATGGTTATACCTGAAACAGCGTCAATGCGTTTCTAAGGTTGCTAATACTCGTACTGGTCGTTTCTTCTCAACATGGTGGTTCCATGCTTGGGGATTCGATGCACTGTATGAAGTGCTGTTTGTCAAACCTTATAAAGGGGCGGCGTGGCTTATCCAAAATGATCCTGTGAACCAATTCTTTAATTTATTTGGTTGCTTGCTTAAAGGCACCAATAAAGGACTAAGTTTCAGTGAAAATGGATTAGCACGTTGGTATGCGGCTTCTCTCGGTTTAGGTGCAGTGCTGGTTATCGCTCTGCTGCTTCTGGTTTAA
- the nuoJ gene encoding NADH-quinone oxidoreductase subunit J: MEFAFYIAGLIAILATLRVITHTNPVHALLYLVISLIALSVVFFSLGAYFAGALEIIVYAGAIMVLFVFVVMMLNLGKSVVDQERKWLQPKFWIGPALLSLMLLVVLIYAISSVTHGEITGEIIGAKEVGISLFGPYILAVELASVLLLSGLIVAYHIGRDQSHDDLVENDIVENENAGEQK, from the coding sequence ATGGAATTTGCATTTTACATCGCGGGGCTGATTGCCATCCTTGCAACATTGAGAGTTATCACTCATACCAATCCAGTACACGCATTGTTGTACTTAGTGATTTCATTGATTGCACTCTCTGTGGTTTTCTTCTCGCTGGGCGCCTATTTTGCAGGTGCATTAGAAATCATCGTTTACGCTGGCGCCATTATGGTGTTGTTCGTTTTCGTGGTGATGATGCTCAACCTAGGTAAATCCGTCGTTGATCAAGAAAGAAAGTGGCTGCAACCGAAGTTTTGGATTGGGCCAGCACTTTTATCTCTGATGCTATTAGTCGTGCTTATTTATGCAATTAGTAGTGTCACTCACGGTGAAATTACTGGAGAAATAATTGGCGCGAAAGAGGTCGGTATTAGCTTATTTGGGCCTTATATTCTGGCTGTTGAGTTAGCATCTGTTCTCTTATTGTCAGGGTTAATAGTTGCTTATCACATTGGTCGTGATCAGAGCCATGACGATCTCGTCGAAAACGACATCGTTGAAAACGAAAATGCAGGGGAGCAAAAATGA
- the nuoN gene encoding NADH-quinone oxidoreductase subunit NuoN, with amino-acid sequence MTITPEQLIAMLPLLIVGLTVVVVMLSIAWRRDHFTIATLTATGFIIALGSLYYVNALGVVDVTTLYHVDGYSSFFTALVILSGIGTIAFAYPWLEGYQDNKEEFYLLISIAVVGGILLSSAHHFASMFIGIELLTLPLFGLIGYAFQQRPSLEAGIKYMLLSAAASSFLLFGMALLYAEAGNLSFTAMGQSLSDSNIHKPLVLAGLGMMLVGIGFKLSLFPFQLWTPDVYQGAPAPTGAFLATASKIGIFAVVMRLFLEAPAADSETLRMILGFMAIASILFGNIMALTQKSVKRLLGYSSVSHLGYLLVALIVLQYSPVLAQETAEIYLAGYLFASLGAFGAIAVASSPYRESEMDSLEDYRGLFWRRPVVAVVMSLMMLSLAGVPITLGFIGKLYVIIAGINSSLWWLTGMVVLGSAIGLFYYLRAAAIVFLRKPDNDNTPAIATTSQNMATFVALICAIVVIALGVWPQPLIELTNFAIIAPVAN; translated from the coding sequence ATGACAATAACTCCTGAACAATTGATCGCAATGCTACCGCTATTAATCGTCGGATTGACGGTGGTGGTTGTGATGCTGTCCATTGCGTGGCGACGCGATCATTTCACCATTGCCACTTTGACAGCAACGGGTTTCATTATTGCGTTGGGATCACTCTATTACGTTAATGCATTAGGCGTCGTTGACGTGACCACGCTTTACCATGTTGATGGATACTCTAGCTTCTTTACTGCGCTAGTTATTCTTTCTGGTATTGGTACTATCGCTTTTGCTTATCCTTGGTTAGAAGGTTATCAAGATAACAAAGAAGAGTTTTACTTGCTGATTTCGATTGCAGTAGTGGGGGGGATTTTACTCTCATCTGCTCATCATTTCGCATCGATGTTTATTGGTATTGAATTGCTGACATTGCCACTGTTTGGTCTTATCGGTTATGCATTCCAACAACGTCCATCACTGGAAGCGGGCATTAAATACATGTTGCTTTCAGCAGCTGCGTCTTCTTTCTTACTGTTTGGTATGGCACTTCTTTATGCAGAAGCAGGAAACCTTTCCTTTACTGCCATGGGACAAAGTTTAAGTGATAGCAATATCCATAAACCATTAGTGCTTGCAGGTTTAGGCATGATGTTGGTGGGAATTGGATTTAAATTATCTTTATTCCCATTCCAATTATGGACACCAGATGTTTACCAAGGTGCGCCGGCACCAACAGGGGCATTCTTAGCCACAGCAAGTAAAATTGGTATTTTTGCGGTTGTGATGCGTTTATTCCTTGAAGCGCCTGCGGCAGATAGTGAAACTTTACGAATGATCTTAGGTTTCATGGCAATTGCCTCTATCCTGTTTGGTAACATTATGGCGTTAACGCAAAAAAGTGTGAAGCGCTTACTGGGTTACTCGTCGGTATCACATCTTGGTTATCTACTAGTAGCATTAATTGTATTGCAATACAGTCCTGTGCTGGCGCAAGAAACGGCTGAAATCTATTTAGCGGGTTACTTATTTGCAAGCTTAGGTGCATTTGGTGCAATCGCGGTGGCTTCAAGTCCTTATCGCGAAAGCGAAATGGATTCACTAGAGGATTACCGTGGATTATTCTGGCGCCGCCCTGTTGTTGCTGTGGTTATGTCTCTGATGATGTTATCACTGGCTGGTGTGCCAATTACCTTAGGGTTCATTGGTAAACTATATGTGATTATTGCAGGTATTAACTCAAGCTTATGGTGGTTAACCGGTATGGTCGTGTTAGGTAGTGCAATTGGTTTATTCTACTACCTACGCGCTGCTGCAATTGTCTTCTTACGTAAACCAGATAATGACAATACGCCTGCTATTGCAACAACATCACAAAATATGGCGACATTTGTTGCATTAATTTGTGCGATTGTTGTGATTGCATTAGGTGTATGGCCACAACCATTAATTGAATTGACGAATTTTGCGATTATTGCACCTGTAGCAAACTAA
- the nuoH gene encoding NADH-quinone oxidoreductase subunit NuoH encodes MSWLSPEVTEILLTVLKAVVILLVVVTCGAFMSMGERRLLGLFQNRYGPNRVGYAGSAQLIADMIKMFFKEDWIPKFADRFIFTIAPVIAFSSLLLSFAIVPVSSTWVVADLNIGILFFLMVAGIAVYAVLFAGWSSNNKYSLLGAMRASAQTVSYEVFLGLSILGVVAQAGSFNLTDIVNSQANMWNVIPQFFGFITFAIAGVAVCHRHPFDQPEAEQELADGYHIEYSGMKFGLFFVGEYIGIVAVSGLIVTLFFGGWQGPFLPSFIWFALKTGFFMMMFILIRASLPRPRYDQVMSFGWKICLPLTLINLLVTAAVILYNAQ; translated from the coding sequence ATGAGCTGGTTATCTCCTGAAGTTACAGAGATTTTACTCACCGTTCTAAAAGCCGTGGTGATCTTGCTTGTCGTGGTCACCTGTGGTGCTTTTATGAGTATGGGGGAACGCCGTTTACTGGGATTATTCCAAAACCGTTATGGGCCTAACCGTGTAGGTTATGCAGGTTCAGCACAGCTAATTGCGGATATGATCAAAATGTTCTTTAAAGAGGACTGGATCCCAAAATTTGCTGACCGCTTTATCTTCACCATAGCACCAGTAATTGCGTTTTCATCTTTATTGCTGTCATTTGCCATTGTACCTGTTAGCTCAACATGGGTTGTTGCTGACTTAAACATCGGTATTTTATTCTTCTTGATGGTTGCGGGTATCGCGGTTTATGCCGTGTTATTTGCAGGTTGGTCAAGTAACAATAAATATTCATTGTTAGGTGCAATGCGTGCATCAGCACAAACCGTAAGTTATGAGGTGTTTTTAGGGCTCTCAATCTTAGGGGTTGTTGCTCAAGCAGGCTCTTTTAACTTGACAGATATTGTGAATTCACAAGCGAATATGTGGAATGTCATTCCACAATTCTTCGGCTTTATTACGTTTGCGATTGCCGGCGTTGCTGTTTGTCACCGTCATCCATTTGACCAACCAGAAGCAGAGCAAGAGCTTGCTGATGGTTATCACATTGAATATTCCGGTATGAAATTCGGTCTGTTCTTTGTTGGTGAATATATCGGGATCGTTGCGGTATCAGGTCTTATCGTGACGTTATTCTTTGGTGGTTGGCAAGGTCCTTTCTTACCGTCATTCATTTGGTTTGCACTGAAAACAGGATTCTTCATGATGATGTTCATCCTTATTCGTGCTTCGTTACCGCGCCCGCGTTACGACCAAGTGATGTCTTTTGGTTGGAAAATTTGCTTACCGTTAACTCTTATCAATCTGCTGGTAACTGCTGCAGTGATACTTTACAACGCTCAATAA
- the nuoM gene encoding NADH-quinone oxidoreductase subunit M, whose amino-acid sequence MLLPWLILIPFIGGLLSWQAERIGSQVPRWVALLTMGLTLVISVQLWLQGDYQLLSADGAPRWTEYYFVPWIPALGINIQFALDGMSLLMAVLTAILGILAVLSSWSENQPSQGAFHFNLLWILAGVMGVFLATDLFLFFFFWEMMLIPMYFLISLWGHKGSSDKAHVSAATKFFIYTQASGLLMLLAIIGLAVAFYRETGIWTFSYDTLLQAHTVLSTELQFILMLGFFAAFAVKMPIVPVHGWLADAHAEAPTAGSVDLSGILLKTAAYGLLRFNLPLFPEASALLAPVAMWLGLITVFYAALLAFRQTDIKRLAAYSSISHMGFIVIAIYAGSVLAYQGAIIQMITNGLSAAGLFIMCGMLYERLGTRDMNQMGGLWKSIRFLPAFSLFFAVASLGMPGTGNFVGEFMILFGTYGNFKLITIISVFGLVFASVYALWMMQQAYYGSPKTAERTYKGLDLREFFILITLVILLVILGFFPQPVLDTSASAMENLQTWYSASISTVRP is encoded by the coding sequence ATGTTATTACCCTGGCTAATACTTATTCCCTTCATCGGTGGCCTGCTAAGTTGGCAGGCTGAACGAATCGGCTCGCAAGTTCCTCGCTGGGTTGCGTTGCTGACGATGGGATTAACACTCGTTATTTCTGTGCAACTATGGTTGCAAGGCGATTATCAACTACTCAGTGCTGATGGAGCGCCACGCTGGACAGAGTATTACTTTGTGCCGTGGATACCTGCATTAGGGATAAACATCCAGTTCGCACTTGATGGTATGTCATTGCTGATGGCTGTTTTAACCGCAATTTTAGGTATTTTAGCGGTACTCTCTTCGTGGAGTGAAAACCAACCATCACAAGGTGCTTTCCATTTTAACCTGCTGTGGATCTTAGCAGGTGTAATGGGAGTATTTTTAGCAACGGACTTGTTCTTATTCTTCTTCTTTTGGGAAATGATGTTGATCCCAATGTATTTCCTGATTTCTTTATGGGGACACAAAGGAAGTAGTGATAAAGCACACGTCAGTGCAGCAACGAAATTCTTTATCTATACACAGGCAAGTGGCCTGTTAATGTTGCTGGCCATTATCGGTTTAGCGGTTGCTTTCTACCGTGAAACAGGTATTTGGACGTTTAGCTATGACACCTTATTACAAGCACACACCGTATTAAGTACTGAGCTACAATTTATCCTGATGTTAGGTTTCTTTGCTGCATTTGCGGTGAAAATGCCAATCGTTCCTGTTCATGGCTGGTTAGCCGATGCGCACGCAGAAGCACCAACAGCGGGTTCTGTTGACTTATCCGGTATTTTATTAAAAACAGCAGCTTACGGTTTATTGCGTTTTAACTTACCACTATTTCCAGAAGCATCAGCATTGCTTGCTCCTGTGGCAATGTGGTTAGGTTTAATTACCGTATTTTATGCAGCACTACTGGCATTTCGTCAGACAGATATTAAACGTCTTGCGGCTTACAGTAGTATTTCTCACATGGGCTTTATCGTGATTGCGATTTATGCTGGCTCTGTATTGGCTTACCAAGGTGCTATCATTCAGATGATCACTAACGGCTTGTCAGCTGCAGGTCTATTTATCATGTGTGGCATGCTATATGAGCGCTTAGGTACACGTGATATGAATCAAATGGGTGGATTGTGGAAAAGCATCCGTTTCTTACCAGCGTTTTCGCTGTTCTTTGCAGTCGCCTCTTTAGGTATGCCAGGAACAGGTAACTTCGTCGGTGAGTTTATGATCCTGTTTGGTACTTATGGCAACTTTAAGCTGATCACGATTATTTCGGTCTTTGGTTTAGTCTTTGCATCTGTTTACGCACTATGGATGATGCAACAGGCTTACTACGGTTCACCGAAAACAGCTGAAAGAACCTATAAAGGGTTGGATCTGAGAGAATTCTTTATCCTGATCACCTTGGTGATTTTACTGGTTATTCTGGGCTTCTTCCCACAACCAGTATTAGACACTTCGGCATCAGCGATGGAAAATCTCCAGACTTGGTATTCCGCTTCTATTTCAACAGTAAGGCCGTAA
- the nuoK gene encoding NADH-quinone oxidoreductase subunit NuoK has protein sequence MIPLQHGLILAAVLFVLGFTCLVLRRNLLFMLIGLEIMINAAALAFVVGGSFWGQTDGQIMYILAISLAAAEASIGLALLLQLHRHRQNINIDTVSEMRG, from the coding sequence ATGATACCTCTTCAACATGGTTTGATCTTGGCTGCGGTACTGTTTGTGTTAGGTTTTACCTGCTTAGTACTTCGCCGCAACCTGTTGTTTATGTTGATCGGACTAGAAATTATGATTAATGCGGCTGCACTGGCATTTGTTGTCGGTGGTAGCTTTTGGGGTCAAACAGATGGTCAGATAATGTATATTCTGGCTATCAGCTTGGCGGCGGCAGAGGCAAGTATTGGTCTGGCATTGTTGTTACAGCTTCATAGACATCGCCAAAACATCAATATTGATACAGTCAGTGAGATGCGCGGATGA